Proteins found in one Desulfatibacillum aliphaticivorans DSM 15576 genomic segment:
- a CDS encoding translation initiation factor Sui1 has product MSNSRLVYSTETGRMCPDCGKPKAKCSCKKKKKGKETPQPFPQDGVVRIRREVKGRKGKTAIAIFGLPLEGSDLKDFAKFLKQKCGSGGSVKDGVIIIQGDHREAAAEAIKEKGYKVKLAGG; this is encoded by the coding sequence ATGAGCAACAGCCGATTGGTATACTCCACGGAGACGGGCCGCATGTGCCCTGACTGCGGCAAGCCCAAAGCCAAATGCTCCTGCAAGAAGAAAAAGAAGGGCAAGGAAACGCCCCAGCCCTTTCCCCAGGACGGAGTGGTGCGCATCCGCCGGGAGGTCAAGGGCCGCAAAGGAAAAACGGCCATCGCTATATTCGGCCTGCCCCTGGAAGGATCGGACTTGAAGGATTTCGCCAAGTTCTTGAAGCAGAAATGCGGGTCGGGGGGCTCCGTCAAGGACGGCGTGATCATCATCCAGGGCGACCACCGGGAAGCCGCCGCCGAAGCCATCAAGGAAAAGGGCTACAAAGTCAAGCTGGCGGGGGGATGA
- a CDS encoding BON domain-containing protein, with protein sequence MQKKSRWLALAALLLCAVMLSGCYSAYRAARDERSLGTQMDDAKRATNIKYALLADDSVKGLDISVSVYNGTAYLIGIVEKDLQKDVAVAHAKAEEGVRSVKTYLLNVNDKTLGESVDDTALAAKIRTQLIKAKDFESTQVKIESVLGHVVLLGIVDSPADRDRAIAIARSVEGVKKVKSFIVIQ encoded by the coding sequence ATGCAGAAGAAATCACGTTGGCTTGCCCTTGCGGCGCTCTTGCTTTGCGCAGTCATGCTGTCCGGCTGTTATTCCGCCTACAGGGCCGCCAGGGACGAACGCAGCCTGGGAACCCAAATGGACGACGCCAAACGGGCGACGAACATCAAATACGCGCTCCTGGCCGACGATTCCGTCAAAGGCCTGGACATCTCCGTGTCCGTATATAACGGCACGGCCTACCTCATCGGCATTGTAGAAAAAGACCTGCAAAAGGATGTCGCCGTAGCCCATGCCAAGGCGGAAGAGGGCGTTAGGTCCGTCAAAACCTATCTGCTGAACGTTAATGACAAAACCTTGGGCGAATCCGTGGACGACACGGCCCTTGCCGCCAAAATCCGCACCCAGCTGATCAAGGCCAAAGATTTTGAATCCACCCAGGTCAAGATTGAAAGCGTGCTGGGCCACGTGGTGCTTTTGGGAATCGTGGACAGCCCCGCGGACAGGGACCGGGCCATCGCCATCGCCAGGTCCGTGGAAGGCGTCAAAAAGGTTAAATCATTTATCGTAATCCAATAG
- a CDS encoding PAS domain S-box protein has translation MEDSKRSSVESQLSENTSNKAGRHPIHNLADNAHGTPPALEEMDSVLAGFFRATGVSVSLLTYPEGRTAAQAGWQSLCKGFHLSDARSGRVCRDNCLSLLASMDGGDNPAARICGFGLTDAALPIFHDGKQVFTLIAGQALTQEDPDPKKFAEICREYGYNQESYLDALTRIPRMSMHKLLDHLRFLAQTVASLYSRDASLKEKNGALEKLAAAKESYRSLVRSLPEIVMRLDSEGRILALNRTLDGTPVEMVLGSSVLTYISSKFRTNLDKAIRQVLETGRAGDLEVKAAGPNQSIKSWYEVRITPIEMEGKPPDLTMIATDITRRKAALKALVESELKYQTMLDSLQEGFFELDLEGNLIFVNDALCRIYGLSREEMLGLGYRQYTRSETASQLFEMFNRIYRTGEPARVVQYQVVKLDGTPVQIQMSASLKTVDGKPAGFRCICRDISHILEAQKEKDRLEKKLTQAQKLEAIGTLAGGVAHDFNNLLTGLQGNVSLMLQDLEPVHPHYGRIQDMEAYIAAATGLTRQLLGFARGGKYEVRTLDMNKLVDKTLHMFGRAAKEVTIHRDFQGSWAVDADSGQLEQVLLNLFVNAGQAMPDGGDLYIQTQNIQLDEIFVKPYSLEPGKYIKVSVTDTGHGMDEATQQKVFDPFFTTKDVSRGTGLGLSSAYGIIKNHQGMLTVYSAPGKGATFNIYLPAAAKTEVAMEEKASLGILYGSETLLLVDDEDVIIKTGGEILKALGYQVHLAGNARTALEIFKESHREIDMVILDMIMPDMTGEEVYDQLKLIDPAVRVLLSSGYSLNGQAVEIMQKGCNGFIQKPFNLEQLSHKIREVLGKNDCSE, from the coding sequence ATGGAGGATTCTAAACGTAGTTCCGTAGAGTCGCAACTATCTGAAAACACGTCGAACAAAGCAGGGCGGCATCCCATACACAACCTGGCTGACAACGCCCACGGAACGCCTCCGGCCTTGGAGGAGATGGATTCCGTTTTGGCGGGGTTTTTTCGGGCCACGGGCGTCAGCGTCAGCCTTCTGACCTATCCTGAAGGCCGGACGGCGGCCCAGGCCGGTTGGCAGTCTTTGTGCAAGGGCTTTCACCTTTCCGACGCCCGGTCCGGGCGAGTTTGCCGCGACAACTGCCTCAGCCTTCTGGCATCCATGGATGGAGGGGACAACCCAGCAGCCAGGATTTGCGGCTTTGGGCTCACCGATGCAGCCCTTCCCATTTTTCATGACGGCAAACAGGTGTTCACCCTCATTGCGGGCCAGGCACTCACCCAAGAGGATCCTGATCCCAAGAAGTTCGCGGAAATCTGCCGGGAATACGGCTACAACCAGGAAAGCTATCTGGACGCTTTGACCCGGATTCCCCGCATGAGCATGCACAAACTGTTGGACCACCTTCGATTTCTGGCCCAAACCGTGGCCAGTCTGTACAGCCGGGATGCATCCCTGAAAGAAAAAAACGGCGCCCTTGAAAAGCTGGCGGCGGCCAAGGAAAGCTATCGCTCCCTGGTGCGCAGCCTGCCTGAAATCGTGATGCGCCTGGACTCCGAAGGGCGTATCCTGGCTCTCAACCGCACCCTGGACGGAACTCCTGTGGAAATGGTCCTGGGCTCCAGCGTTTTGACTTATATCTCCTCCAAATTCAGAACCAACCTGGACAAAGCCATACGCCAGGTGCTGGAGACGGGCCGGGCGGGAGACCTGGAAGTCAAGGCCGCGGGACCCAACCAGTCCATCAAGTCGTGGTATGAAGTCAGGATCACACCCATTGAAATGGAGGGAAAGCCTCCCGACCTGACCATGATCGCCACGGACATAACCCGGAGGAAGGCCGCTCTCAAAGCTCTGGTGGAGTCCGAGCTGAAATACCAGACCATGCTGGACAGCCTGCAGGAAGGCTTTTTTGAGCTGGACCTTGAAGGCAATCTGATTTTCGTCAACGACGCCTTATGCCGCATCTACGGCCTGTCCCGGGAGGAAATGCTGGGCCTGGGCTACCGCCAGTACACCCGCTCCGAAACCGCAAGCCAGCTGTTTGAGATGTTTAACCGCATCTACCGGACAGGCGAGCCCGCCCGGGTGGTTCAGTATCAGGTGGTCAAGCTGGACGGAACTCCGGTGCAGATCCAGATGTCCGCCTCCTTAAAGACCGTGGACGGCAAGCCGGCCGGGTTCCGGTGCATCTGCCGGGACATCTCCCACATTCTGGAAGCCCAAAAGGAAAAGGACAGGCTGGAAAAGAAGCTCACGCAGGCTCAAAAGCTGGAGGCCATCGGCACTCTGGCCGGCGGCGTGGCTCATGACTTCAACAACCTCCTCACCGGGCTGCAGGGAAACGTCAGCCTCATGCTGCAGGATCTGGAGCCCGTCCATCCCCATTACGGCCGCATCCAGGACATGGAGGCGTACATCGCCGCCGCCACCGGCCTGACCCGCCAGCTCCTGGGCTTCGCCCGGGGGGGGAAATACGAGGTCAGGACCCTGGACATGAACAAGCTGGTGGACAAAACCCTCCATATGTTCGGCCGGGCCGCCAAGGAGGTCACCATTCACCGGGACTTCCAGGGCTCCTGGGCCGTGGACGCCGACTCCGGACAGTTGGAGCAGGTGCTCTTGAATTTATTCGTCAACGCCGGGCAGGCCATGCCGGACGGGGGCGACCTGTATATCCAGACTCAAAACATCCAGTTGGACGAAATATTCGTGAAGCCCTACTCCCTGGAGCCGGGAAAATACATCAAGGTATCCGTCACCGATACGGGCCACGGCATGGACGAAGCCACCCAGCAAAAGGTTTTCGATCCCTTTTTCACCACCAAGGACGTAAGCCGGGGCACAGGCCTGGGGCTTTCCTCAGCCTACGGAATCATCAAGAATCACCAGGGCATGCTCACCGTATACAGCGCCCCGGGCAAGGGCGCCACCTTCAATATCTACCTGCCCGCCGCAGCCAAAACCGAGGTTGCGATGGAGGAAAAAGCCTCCCTGGGAATCCTGTACGGCAGCGAAACCCTGCTGTTGGTGGACGACGAGGACGTTATCATCAAGACGGGCGGAGAAATTCTCAAGGCCCTGGGCTATCAGGTCCACCTGGCCGGCAACGCCAGAACCGCCCTGGAAATCTTCAAGGAAAGCCACCGGGAAATCGACATGGTCATCCTGGATATGATAATGCCTGATATGACGGGCGAGGAGGTTTACGATCAGTTGAAGCTCATCGATCCCGCGGTCAGAGTTCTTTTATCCAGCGGCTACAGCCTGAACGGACAGGCTGTGGAGATCATGCAAAAGGGGTGCAACGGGTTCATTCAGAAGCCCTTTAACCTGGAACAGCTTTCCCATAAAATCAGGGAGGTTCTGGGTAAAAACGATTGCTCGGAATAG
- a CDS encoding PAS domain-containing sensor histidine kinase, which produces MEKATSQCGESALAKDRFDSLLDITGDWMWEVCPEGNCIFSSPSVRFMIGRPPEALIGENLSRIITPQDGEALLEPCIRRVLDSGEPFRDVEIPVLRKDGGEVILAVSGLPILDEDGRITGVRGVSRNLTHQHWAEQALRKSEERYRNFIESAPIGMMISDTNGCIIYANEKMAEITGYERSAWQGRSYIDMVHPDDYGVILENRTRAIATLEPVDPYEIRIFNAAKEVVWLRLIPHSMYESDEYGNKSVAYFQNFIEDVTASKIAREEKIRLEQQLSQTHKMEALGALAGGVAHDFNNILYPIIGYVEMTLSEVGDNPFAQGNLKEVLSAAERAQKLVDQILAFSRRKKEKLLPMRIQPVVKDALSLIRSSLPHNVQLHTDINEDGGVVLADQTQIHQVVMNLCTNAYQSMRGRGGVLGVSLKQCSIGWEDLNLHTRLKPGDYVRLCISDSGGGMDDAVKDRIFEPYFTTKGPEKGSGMGLAVVHGIVAKYNGAITVESELGKGSVFTILLPVAAKNPGSAPESASIPLPKGCESLLLVGGEKQVRDISAKMLAQLGYTAASAGSGKEALEILNANPSGFDLLLTDEALDDMTGQNLINAVRRTKPGMPASLVANQTEGRLQGIPGDGKKIDIIVKPLDIKKIARSIRTLLDDGQ; this is translated from the coding sequence ATGGAAAAAGCGACTTCCCAATGCGGGGAATCGGCCCTGGCCAAGGATCGGTTTGATTCCCTGCTGGATATTACCGGCGATTGGATGTGGGAAGTCTGTCCCGAAGGAAACTGTATATTCAGCAGCCCGTCCGTCCGTTTTATGATTGGACGCCCTCCTGAAGCACTGATCGGCGAAAATTTGTCCCGAATCATAACCCCCCAAGACGGGGAGGCCCTGCTGGAGCCTTGCATCCGGCGGGTTCTGGACTCGGGCGAGCCATTCAGGGACGTTGAGATTCCCGTCCTTCGCAAGGACGGCGGAGAAGTGATCCTGGCGGTCAGCGGCCTGCCCATCCTGGACGAAGACGGCCGTATAACCGGCGTCAGGGGAGTTTCCAGGAATCTGACCCACCAGCATTGGGCCGAGCAGGCTTTGCGAAAAAGCGAGGAGCGGTACAGAAATTTCATCGAGTCCGCGCCCATCGGCATGATGATCTCCGACACCAACGGTTGCATTATTTACGCCAATGAAAAGATGGCGGAAATAACCGGGTATGAGCGAAGCGCATGGCAAGGGCGCAGCTACATAGATATGGTTCACCCTGATGATTACGGCGTAATCCTGGAAAACCGCACCCGGGCCATCGCCACCCTGGAGCCTGTGGACCCTTATGAAATCCGCATATTCAACGCCGCAAAAGAAGTTGTCTGGCTGCGCCTTATTCCCCATTCCATGTATGAATCCGATGAATACGGAAACAAATCCGTGGCGTATTTTCAAAATTTCATCGAAGACGTCACAGCCAGTAAAATCGCCCGGGAGGAAAAAATCCGGCTGGAGCAGCAACTCAGCCAGACGCATAAAATGGAGGCCCTGGGCGCCTTGGCCGGCGGCGTGGCTCACGATTTTAACAATATTTTGTATCCCATCATCGGCTATGTGGAGATGACCCTGTCCGAGGTGGGCGACAACCCGTTCGCCCAGGGCAACCTCAAGGAAGTGCTGTCGGCGGCGGAACGGGCTCAAAAACTGGTGGATCAAATCCTGGCCTTCAGCCGCCGCAAAAAGGAGAAGCTATTGCCCATGCGCATCCAGCCGGTGGTGAAGGACGCCCTGAGCCTGATCCGGTCCTCCCTGCCGCACAATGTGCAGCTTCATACGGATATCAACGAAGACGGCGGCGTGGTTTTGGCGGACCAAACCCAGATTCATCAGGTTGTGATGAACCTTTGCACCAACGCCTACCAGTCCATGCGAGGCCGCGGCGGCGTGCTGGGCGTATCCCTGAAACAGTGCTCCATCGGCTGGGAGGATCTGAACCTCCATACCCGATTGAAGCCCGGAGACTATGTGCGCCTGTGCATCAGCGATAGCGGCGGGGGCATGGACGACGCCGTCAAGGACCGGATTTTTGAGCCGTATTTCACCACCAAGGGGCCGGAAAAAGGCTCCGGCATGGGCCTTGCCGTGGTCCACGGCATTGTGGCCAAATACAACGGCGCCATTACCGTGGAAAGCGAACTTGGCAAAGGCAGCGTTTTTACCATCCTGTTGCCGGTGGCCGCAAAGAATCCCGGAAGCGCCCCGGAAAGCGCTTCCATCCCGCTGCCAAAAGGATGCGAAAGCCTGCTCCTTGTAGGCGGAGAAAAACAGGTCCGGGACATATCCGCAAAAATGCTCGCTCAATTGGGCTACACTGCAGCCTCGGCCGGTTCGGGCAAAGAAGCCTTGGAAATCCTTAATGCGAATCCGTCCGGATTTGATCTGCTTTTGACCGACGAGGCCTTGGATGACATGACCGGTCAAAACCTGATCAACGCCGTTCGCCGGACCAAACCAGGCATGCCCGCTTCTCTGGTTGCAAACCAGACTGAAGGACGGCTTCAGGGCATTCCGGGGGACGGGAAGAAAATCGACATCATTGTAAAACCCCTTGACATTAAAAAGATAGCGCGAAGCATTCGGACGCTATTAGACGACGGCCAATAA
- a CDS encoding TetR/AcrR family transcriptional regulator yields the protein MLSRGQATRERIVEAARTVFSRQPYHSASIRMIASEGEFEHGIIRYHFPSKAILFETILKEICQDIEDASAAWLSQTADMRAEAGLEFYLEELFVFYDERPESLKIIALNLPQDSGEEPIPGYEYIIGMLQGTLENVKKNFPPTTPPDLTLRFQDAFNALVMHYLGASYCQAMVLGLPPKSSEYKDWVKKSMVMIFSPMLRSIYRAGREAAK from the coding sequence GTGTTAAGCCGAGGGCAGGCCACCCGGGAAAGAATTGTCGAAGCGGCAAGGACCGTGTTTTCCAGGCAGCCGTACCATTCCGCCAGCATCCGGATGATAGCGTCGGAGGGAGAGTTTGAACACGGCATAATTCGTTATCATTTTCCCAGCAAAGCCATCCTGTTTGAGACCATCCTTAAGGAAATTTGCCAGGATATTGAAGATGCCAGTGCGGCCTGGCTTTCCCAAACCGCGGACATGCGGGCTGAGGCCGGCCTGGAGTTTTATCTGGAAGAGCTATTCGTTTTTTATGATGAAAGGCCCGAATCCCTGAAGATTATCGCCCTGAATCTCCCCCAGGACAGCGGCGAGGAGCCCATTCCCGGGTATGAGTATATTATAGGCATGCTGCAGGGAACCCTTGAGAACGTTAAAAAGAATTTCCCCCCCACGACCCCTCCGGACCTGACGTTGCGCTTCCAGGACGCGTTCAATGCGTTGGTGATGCATTATCTGGGCGCCAGCTATTGCCAGGCCATGGTATTGGGGTTGCCCCCCAAAAGCAGTGAGTACAAGGACTGGGTCAAGAAGAGCATGGTCATGATCTTCAGCCCAATGCTAAGAAGCATATACCGGGCCGGAAGGGAAGCGGCCAAGTAG
- a CDS encoding crotonase/enoyl-CoA hydratase family protein, translated as MSYQDILYDVEDGILTITLNRPDRLNAFTITMKSEIIDALDRADNDDDVRAIIFTGAGRAFCAGMELGAEGNIFGYEIPQKEPYNIEEIRDSGGEVSLRIYDCKKPVIAAINGPAVGVGITMTLGMDFRLASEKAKLGFVFSQRGLCIEACSSWFLPRIVGVSQALEWAYSGEVFPAQEGKDGGLIRSLHAPEDLLPAAKALAKKFTEKTAPISIALNRQLMYKMMGASHPMDAHNMDSRSIYYASETDGKEGVMSFLEKRAPEFKVKVSDGMPYFYPWWTPRKPE; from the coding sequence ATGAGTTACCAGGACATTCTGTATGATGTGGAAGACGGCATATTGACCATCACTCTCAATCGGCCGGACCGGTTGAACGCCTTTACCATCACCATGAAAAGCGAAATCATTGACGCCCTGGATCGGGCCGACAATGACGATGACGTCCGGGCCATCATATTTACGGGAGCTGGCCGGGCTTTTTGCGCTGGCATGGAGCTGGGCGCAGAAGGCAACATTTTCGGGTACGAAATCCCCCAAAAGGAGCCCTATAACATAGAGGAAATCAGGGATTCGGGCGGCGAGGTGAGCCTGCGGATTTACGACTGCAAAAAGCCGGTCATCGCGGCCATCAACGGGCCGGCCGTGGGCGTGGGCATTACCATGACGCTTGGCATGGACTTCCGGCTGGCGTCTGAAAAAGCCAAGCTGGGTTTTGTGTTCTCCCAAAGGGGGCTTTGCATCGAGGCCTGCTCCAGCTGGTTTTTGCCCCGGATCGTGGGCGTTTCCCAGGCTTTGGAATGGGCCTATTCCGGGGAGGTCTTCCCGGCCCAGGAAGGCAAGGACGGCGGCCTGATCCGCTCGCTCCACGCGCCCGAGGATCTCTTGCCCGCAGCCAAAGCCCTGGCCAAGAAATTTACGGAAAAAACCGCGCCCATTTCCATCGCGCTCAACCGCCAGCTTATGTACAAAATGATGGGCGCTTCCCATCCCATGGACGCCCACAACATGGACTCCCGGTCGATTTACTATGCCAGCGAAACGGACGGCAAGGAAGGCGTCATGTCCTTCCTGGAAAAACGGGCGCCGGAATTTAAGGTCAAGGTGTCCGACGGCATGCCCTATTTCTACCCCTGGTGGACTCCCCGCAAGCCGGAGTAA
- a CDS encoding TetR/AcrR family transcriptional regulator: protein MNETERKIFDAARRRFDRFGFKKTTMDEICKDVQMSKKTLYQHFKSKEDLFVGLFISEALAARKEIFRKLGSVEDPLVKLRRILEIAFDYFSQDNFMVRVLQNNEGLYSPFLNKRFQAVVEQGMVDIIADILRDGGEKGLFRDTDERLIGYALFKISQAFTYARTIDPDQDRERELALLFEFLTNGLLIRP from the coding sequence ATGAACGAGACGGAACGGAAAATATTTGATGCGGCCCGGCGGCGGTTTGACAGATTCGGCTTTAAAAAAACCACCATGGACGAAATCTGCAAGGATGTGCAGATGTCTAAAAAAACTTTGTACCAGCATTTTAAAAGCAAAGAGGATCTGTTTGTCGGGCTGTTTATCAGCGAGGCCCTGGCTGCAAGAAAGGAAATCTTTAGAAAATTAGGCTCCGTAGAAGACCCGCTGGTCAAGCTGAGGCGCATCCTGGAAATCGCCTTTGACTATTTTTCCCAGGACAATTTTATGGTGCGTGTGCTGCAAAACAACGAGGGGCTTTACTCTCCATTTTTAAACAAGCGGTTTCAGGCCGTGGTGGAACAAGGCATGGTGGACATCATCGCCGACATCCTCCGGGACGGGGGTGAAAAGGGCCTTTTCCGCGACACGGATGAACGGCTTATTGGATACGCCCTTTTCAAGATTTCTCAGGCTTTCACCTATGCGCGCACCATTGATCCGGATCAAGACAGAGAGCGCGAGCTGGCTCTGTTATTCGAATTCCTGACCAATGGCCTGCTCATTCGCCCATAA
- a CDS encoding N-acyl homoserine lactonase family protein has translation MMKEWEIKVLYFGKIEASLSLVWPPMSPPLEEDFSMAAPYLGFLLKSRDRVILVDTGINEKFIVDGKAWGMLPAEGGAPFVEAALKENGLSREDIETVILTHLHNDHAGNCGLFPKARFIFQKDEWHNLLSPYPHQKIRNDYDEGIIEELRNFKISFADGILDVDEGVRLYKMPGGHSQGSQVVCVNTAKGNVVLLGDIALFNFLAFPQSTEVTDMHGAKHAIPQGSSIYGPAIPHTVIYDSFGFYDAMSQIRAMVPKDEPGYLIPGHEPSLLVNGV, from the coding sequence ATGATGAAAGAGTGGGAAATCAAGGTATTGTATTTCGGGAAAATCGAGGCGTCTTTATCATTGGTCTGGCCGCCCATGAGTCCTCCCCTGGAAGAGGACTTTTCCATGGCCGCCCCCTATCTGGGATTTCTTTTAAAGAGCAGGGATAGGGTCATTCTGGTGGACACGGGCATCAATGAAAAGTTCATTGTGGACGGCAAGGCGTGGGGAATGCTGCCGGCCGAAGGCGGCGCCCCTTTCGTGGAAGCGGCTTTGAAGGAGAACGGGCTTTCCAGGGAGGATATCGAGACGGTCATCCTGACCCATCTCCACAACGACCATGCGGGTAATTGCGGGTTGTTCCCAAAAGCCCGTTTTATTTTTCAAAAGGATGAGTGGCATAATCTATTAAGCCCTTACCCCCATCAGAAAATCCGGAACGATTACGATGAAGGAATTATCGAGGAGTTAAGAAATTTCAAGATTTCGTTTGCGGACGGAATCCTGGACGTGGATGAAGGGGTGCGCCTGTACAAAATGCCCGGCGGGCACAGTCAGGGCAGCCAGGTTGTGTGCGTAAACACAGCCAAGGGAAACGTGGTATTGCTTGGGGATATCGCCTTGTTCAACTTTCTGGCCTTTCCCCAATCCACTGAGGTGACGGACATGCACGGCGCCAAGCACGCCATTCCCCAGGGCTCTTCGATATACGGCCCCGCTATTCCCCACACGGTCATTTACGATTCTTTCGGCTTTTACGACGCCATGTCCCAAATTCGAGCCATGGTTCCCAAGGACGAACCAGGATATCTGATTCCGGGACACGAACCGTCTTTGCTTGTGAACGGAGTTTAA
- a CDS encoding cupin domain-containing protein encodes MILRKLEDVDFIDVGKAFGLPEKFYQIQWIISNQVGDDKYRHSYAVRKYTLQPGLPLEAMPLHEHKYIQSPHILSGTMVFENGDGEVVEAGPGDTVYFYENEPHKGVVKGDEPVELLCIIDCPGDGVDCVPELPQGIEMKKSACG; translated from the coding sequence ATGATTTTACGCAAACTGGAAGACGTGGATTTTATCGACGTGGGCAAGGCTTTTGGATTGCCTGAAAAATTTTATCAAATCCAATGGATTATCAGTAATCAGGTCGGGGACGACAAATACCGGCATAGTTACGCGGTGAGAAAATACACCTTGCAGCCCGGGCTTCCCTTGGAGGCCATGCCCCTGCACGAGCACAAGTACATCCAGTCGCCCCATATTCTTTCCGGAACCATGGTGTTTGAAAACGGCGACGGAGAAGTGGTGGAGGCTGGCCCCGGAGACACGGTTTACTTTTACGAAAACGAGCCGCACAAGGGCGTGGTCAAGGGCGACGAGCCCGTGGAGCTGCTTTGCATTATCGACTGTCCCGGCGACGGCGTGGACTGCGTCCCTGAGCTTCCCCAAGGCATTGAGATGAAAAAATCCGCCTGCGGTTGA
- a CDS encoding PDC sensor domain-containing protein, whose translation MKKVVIAVLLFGLLACPFAWASEDSAQTRPLENSLLNAFTNLLDLHISSITADLDMLAQTNQVRSGEWESMRPLITAYQEAHPHLVVVFIKPDGEYWTPEKGLVDKNLKDRDYFQPLMNGEKIFAHPLVSRSTGKKAVFCGAPVLDEDRVVGAVGVSIFLEDLSEIIKKSFDLPKGMHFFAMTPELNTVIHYMPQKIFANPEKQNEPTMAAAMKTVRKEAKGQVEYSWKGVPRTLIFQRSPITGWICCMVIVQP comes from the coding sequence ATGAAAAAAGTCGTGATCGCCGTATTGCTTTTTGGACTCCTGGCCTGCCCCTTTGCCTGGGCTTCCGAGGACAGCGCCCAAACCCGTCCCCTGGAAAACAGCCTGTTGAACGCCTTTACCAACCTGCTGGACCTGCATATTTCCAGCATTACGGCTGACCTGGACATGCTGGCGCAAACCAATCAGGTGCGGTCCGGCGAGTGGGAGTCCATGCGTCCGCTCATTACTGCCTATCAGGAAGCCCACCCCCATCTGGTGGTTGTGTTTATCAAACCGGACGGCGAGTATTGGACCCCTGAAAAGGGCCTCGTGGATAAAAACCTCAAGGATCGGGATTACTTTCAGCCGCTCATGAATGGGGAAAAAATATTCGCCCATCCCCTGGTGAGCAGAAGCACCGGAAAAAAGGCCGTCTTTTGCGGCGCGCCTGTCTTGGATGAAGACCGCGTCGTGGGCGCGGTGGGAGTTTCCATCTTTCTGGAGGATCTTTCCGAGATTATCAAAAAGAGCTTTGACCTGCCTAAAGGCATGCATTTTTTCGCCATGACCCCGGAATTGAACACCGTGATTCACTATATGCCCCAGAAAATTTTTGCAAACCCGGAAAAGCAAAATGAACCCACCATGGCCGCGGCCATGAAAACCGTCCGCAAAGAGGCGAAAGGCCAGGTGGAATACTCCTGGAAAGGCGTTCCCAGGACCCTGATTTTTCAACGGTCCCCAATAACCGGCTGGATATGCTGCATGGTGATCGTCCAGCCTTGA